Within the Cystobacter fuscus DSM 2262 genome, the region CTCGCCTACGGGCTCGACAAGGGCAGCCAGGGCACCTTCGCGGTGTACGACCTGGGCGGCGGCACCTTCGACATCTCCATCCTCAAGCTCGTGGACGGCGTCTTCGAGGTGAAGTCCACCGGCGGCGACTCGGCGCTCGGCGGGGACGACTTCGACCGGGCCATCGCCCAGCGCGTGCTGGAGGCGCTCGGTCAGGCCACTCCCTCCCCCTCCCTGGTGGCCGAGGTGCTGGCCGCTTCGCGCAAGGCCAAGGAAGCCCTCACCGACAGCCCCGAGACGCTCCTCACCGTGGGCGCGCACCAGCAGACGGTGCGCCGGGCCGACGTGGAGGAGTGGATTCGCCCGCTCCTGCAGAAGACGGGCGCGGTGTGCCGCCGGGCCCTCAAGGACGCGGGCGTGACGGCCTCGGAGCTCGACGGCGTCATCCTCGTGGGCGGCTCCACCCGGGTGCCCGCCGTGCGCCGCTTCGTCGCCGAGATCTTCGGCCGCGAGCCCCTGGGCGACATCGATCCGGATCAGGTGGTGGCGCTCGGCGCCGCCATCCAGGCGGACCTGCTCACCAACGTGGACCGCCAGGACGAGGTGCTGCTGCTCGACGTCATCCCCCTGTCGCTCGGGCTGGAGACGATGGGCGGGCTCGTGGAGAAGCTCATCCCGCGCAACTCCCCCATCCCCATCGGCGCGGGCCAGGTCTTCACCACCTTCAAGGACGGGCAGACGGGCCTGGACATCCACGTGCTCCAGGGCGAGCGCGAGCTGGTGGAGGACTGTCGCAGCCTCGCGCGCTTCACCCTGAGTGGAATTCCCCCCATGACGGCCGGCCTGGCCCGGGTGGAGGTGCGCTTCCAGGTGGACGCGGACGGCATCCTCTCGGTGAGCGCCAAGGAGCAGAGCACCGGCGCCACCCAGTCCATCACCGTCAAGCCCAGCCACGGCCTCACCGACGAGGAGATCGAGCAGATGCTGCTCGACTCCATCGACAACGCGGAGGAGGACGTGCAGGTGCGCCAGTTGCGCGAGCAGCGCGTGGAGGCCGAGCGCGTGCTCACCGAGGTGGAGCGGCAGTTCGGGCAGCACGCGAGCCTCGTGGACGAGGGCGAGCGCCCCACCATCGAGGCCGCCATGGCCCGGGTGCGCGAGCTGGCCCAGGGCAAGGACTCCCAGGCCCTCAAGGACGCCATCCACGCCCTGGACGAGGCCTGCAAGCCCTTCGTCGAGCGCATCATGAACCAGGCCGTGACGCGGGTCGTCGCGGGCCATTCGGTCGAGGAGTTCTGACGTGCCCAAGGTCCACTTCAAGAGCCCCCTGGACGACGTCACCGTGGAGGTGTCGCCGGGAACCACGCTGCTGGACGCCGCCGAGAAGGCCGGCGCCCAGGTGGGCCACTCCTGCGGCGGCGTCTGCGCCTGCTCCACCTGCCACGTCTGGGTGCGCAAGGGCCTCGAGTCGCTCTCCGAGCAGCGGGACGAGGAGATGGACCGGCTGGACATGGGGTTCGACGTGCGCCCCTACTCCCGCCTGTCCTGCCAGAGCGAGGTCGGCCAGACCGACGTGCACGTGGAGATCACCGAGGAGTCGCTCTCGGCCTATATGGACGAGAACCCCATCGTGCGCCGCCGCCTCGAGTCCGAGGGAAAATGGCCCCTGAAGAAGTAGGTTGAAACAACTGCTTGACGGGGACGGTTCAGGCATCTATACACCGCCCCCGTCGACGCAACGCACCGCCGAGACGCCGCAGCGATGCAGCAGCAGCCACCTGCCCAGGTGGTGGAATTGGTAGACACACTAGATTCAGGGTCTAGCGCCTGCAAGGGCATGGAGGTTCGAGTCCTCTCCTGGGCACTGAAGAAGGCCCCGACTGAAAAGTCGGGGCCTTTTTCTTTTTCAGCCCCCTCACGCGGGGCTGTGCGCCGGCTCCACGGCCTCGTGGGCCATGTGGCCCGCCGCCTCGCGCGCCAGGCTGCCGCCTCGGCGCAGGTCCTTGATGCGGATGCCGCGCACGCGCACGGAGATGGCCCCCAGGGACACCTGGCTGAGCAGCGTGCCCAGGTGGGTGAGCGCCGCGAAGGCCGCGGCGTCCTCGGCCGAGGCCCCCAGGCTGCGCGCCGCCCAGCTCGTGACGAAGTAGTAGATGCCCATGCCGGCCGGCACGCCCGGCAGGCTCTGGCCCAGGGCGATGGCCGCCAGGACGATGGTGCCGGCGAAGAGCCCCCCGGAGATGCCCAGGCCCCTCAGGGCCAGCCCATAGGCCAGCGCGGGCGCCAGGACGGGCCCCACGGAGAACAACAGCGTGCGGGCCATGCCCCGGAAGCTGCGCGCGGTGCCCAGGCCCTCGGACACATGCCCCAGGAGGTGGCGCACCCGGGGCAGCCGGTTGCGCCTGCCCAGCGCCCGGGCGAGCGGCAGCGCGTAGTGGGCCAGCAGCACCACCAGCACCACCAGCCCCACGCACGCCCCCACGGCGATGCGCAGCGGCCCGGAGAACTCCGCCATCTTCTCCCCGAAGGGCCCCAGGAAGGACAGGGCCACCAGCCCCATGAGCGCCGCGAACTCCAGCAGCTTGCACACCGCCACCGAGCCCAGGGCCTGGAGGAAGGGAATGCGCTGGGTGCGCGACAGGAGGAAGCAGCGGATGAACTCGCCCAGCTTCCCGGGCAGCGCGTTGTGGGTGAAGGCGCCGATGGCCACCAGGTGGTAGCGCTCGCGCAGGGGCACGGGCTTGCTCAGCGTCGTCTGCCACTGCACGGCCCGCAGGGGGATGATGGACGCGGACAGCAGGAGGAAGGGGATGAGCCAGGGCAGGTGCCCGGGCAGATCCTCGATGAAATCCTCCAGCGGGAAGCGCGGAATGAGCAGGGGGCCCGGTCCGAAGTTCCACCGGAAGAAGGCGCTGGAGATGAGGAACACGGACAGCACCGCGCCCACCACCACCGCCAGCACCTTGAGCAACGTGCGGCCCCCCGCCCCTTTCTTCATGACGCCGCGACCTCCACCAGCGATCGGCGCCCCTCGCGGTAGACGCTCGACAGCCGATCATGCAGTTGGGTGCAGTGGCTCATCGCGGACAGATCCACCGGCAGCTCACGCGGCCAGCAGATGACGCTGTTGGTCTCCGTGCGCGTGAGCCCCCCGTGCGAGCCGAACTCCCAGGCGAAGCCCACCGTGCCGCCCTTGGAGACCGCCTGGCCGAAGAGCACCAGATCGCCCGCGGTGGGCATGTGGGGCAGCTCGCGCAGGTAGTCCGCCACGGCGCGGCGCGAGAACTCCGAGGACAGGGGCGCGCTGTCGATCTGATGCGCCTCGTACACCTGGCCCCCGATGATGGCCACCGCCTTGTCCCGGCGGCGCACCGCCACGATGCCCAGATCCGGATGGCGCATGGCCCGGCCGAGCACCTCCGGGAAGCGCGCCACGAGCTGCGCGGCCTCCAGCGGCTCGCGCCGCCGCGTCAGGTACACGTGCGAGAAGTTGCCGGACTCGACCACCACCGGCTCCTCGGGCGCGTTCAGGGACACGTGCTCGGGCAGCGCACGGCCGTCGAGCAGCCCCCGGCGCACGTCCTCGGACAGCGGCAGGGGCGCCCCTTCCAGCAGGAGCTTCTCCAGGCGCTGCCCGGTGCGCCGCTCGATGGCGTCGCTGTCCACGTGGCCGTGGTCCGTGAGGAAGACGATGTCGTAGCCGGGCTCCACCGCCTTGGACACGGCGTAGAGCTCGGCGAGGTAGGAATCCACGCGCCGCAGCTCCGTGAGCGCCTGCTCCGAGCGGGGACCGCGGCGGTGGGCCACCTCGTCGTAGTTGCCATAGACGAGGTAGATGGAGGGCACACCCCGGATCATGTCCACCATGGCCTTGGTGTGGGCGAAGCTCCACCCGAGCCGCTGCAGGAAGACCCGGCTGACGAGGTAGCCCTGCTCGTGGCGCCAGTCGCGCTGCATCCGCGCCCACCGGTACACCTCGCGGAACGAGTTCCACGCGTCCTTGCCGAACGAGCGCAGGTAGGACAAGGGCTTGCGCGTGCGCCCCGCCAGCACCCCCTCGAACTCGTACTTGATGCTGCGCAGCATCGTCTTGTAGCTGGCCACCGTGGTCATGCACAGCCGGTTGCGCGCCTCGGCGCGGAAGAGCGCGAAGTAGGCATGGCCGCCCTCGGACAGCAGGCTCGAGCCCGCGCTGCGCCCCAGCCGCGATTCCATGGCGAGCGCGTCCACCGGGGTGTTCATCTGCACCTTGCGCCCCAGCTCCCGGTCGAACCAGCTGTAGGCCGGCAGGTTGGGATGGCGGATGCCGTAGAGCAGCCCCGCCTGGAAGAAGGGCGTGGAGGCGGGCGAGCCCCAGAACGCATCGTCCATGGCGTAGGCGCCCGAGGTGACGAGCTTGGAGAAGAACGGCATCTGTCCGGTACGGACGGCGTCCTCCAGGTGCGCCTTGGGCACACCATCCAGATGGACGATCAGCAGCTTGCGTTGACGTGAAGCGGACAAGGGGCTCATTTTCGAGCCGACCTGGCGCACGTACTCGCGGGCCCACGTCTGCAATTGCGGGTTGATGACTTCGTTCACGGTTTCGTTTCCCCTCCCCGGCCGGGAAGATGTGCACGAAGGGAGCCGCCAGCCGTGCGAACCGGGGCGCTTTGGATGCTCCGCCGCAGAGCGGCCAGACAGGCGGGCCGTGTTCAGCGGGTCATAGTCCCCATCACCCTGGGCATGGCACCTTGAGTCGGCATGCTTTCGACCGCGCTGCTGCTGACAACGCTGGCCACGGCCCCCTCTCCCGCGACCACTTCCGCCCTCGAGGCGCCCGTCCAGAAGGAGAAGGGCGCGGACGCCATCGTGGTGCCCCTGGTGAGCTACAACTCCGACCTGGGCTTCACCTATGGTGGCGTGGCGGGCGCCTATCTGTACTCGCCAGGCTATGTGCCCTACCGGCATGCCATCGCCATCCAGGCGATGTTCACCAGCCGGGGACAGCAGAACCATTACCTGCGCTACGACGGGCCGCGGCTCATCGGGCCCATGCGCCTGGAGCTGCGCCTGGAGTACCGGCGCGAGCTGCTCAGCCCCTTCTACGGGGCGGGCAACGTGTCCGCGCAGGACTTCCGCGGCAACGAGAACCAGGAGCGCTTCAACTACAAGAAGGGCTCGCCCGGCGCGTGGATGCGCCTGCGCGGTCGGCCCCTCGGCGAGAGCCACCCCTTGCAGACGTACGTGGGCTACGCGTGGCGCTACACCCAGGTGTCGACCTTCGAGTCCTCGATGCTCAGTGAGCTCAAGCCCGTGGGCATCGAGGGCGGGCCCACCGGGCAGGTGTCCGCGGGAGTGATGTGGGACACGCGCGACAACGAGTCGGATCCGGTGCGTGGCGGCGTGGAGGAGCTGAGCGTGCGCGTGTCGGGCACCGCCACGGGCAGCCGCTACCAGTACGGGGGCATCACGCTGAGCGAGAAGCGCTTCTGGCAGTTCGGCTCGAGGGTGGTGCTCGCCCAGCGGCTGACGCTGGACGCGCTGTTCGGGGAGGTGCCCTTCTTCGAGTGGGTGAACACGGGCGGGGTGAGCGTCTCGGAAGGCATTGGCGGAATGAGCAGCGTGCGTGGCATCGAGCGCAACCGGTTCGCGGGCAACGTCAAGGCGTTCTCCAACACGGAGCTGCGCGTGCGCGCCTTCGACTTCAACCTGTTCGGCGCGCCGGTCTACACGGGCGGCGTGGCCTTCGTGGACGTGGGGCGCGTGTGGCACCCGGGCGTGACGGACGGCCCCTGGTGGATGTTGCATCCGGGCGTGGGCGCGGGCCTGCGCGTGGCCCGGCGCGCGGCCGTGGTACGCTTCGACTGGGCCATGTCCCCGGAGACGCTGCGCCACCGCGTGTACATCAACTTCGGCCACATGTTCTAGGCCGCAACCACGCCAGGGTCCGCTCCACCACCCAACGGTGGCGACCCAGACCCTTCGAGGCGTCAATGCCGCGTCGAGCAATGACGAACTCTTTGCACTTGTTACTCACCGAAGGCGAACTCCGACTTCACTTCATCCCGGGCCCTGGCAACAACTCGCCCTTTGCCATCGAGCCCTCGCGCGGTCAGCACAAAGTGTACGATGTAGACCTCTGCTCCGGTCCCTGGTTGACGCGACTTCTTGCGCAGCGTTCGTGCGAGAAGAGGATCTGGGATGAAGAAGGTGCGTATGGGACTGGCTGCCGCCTGGATTGATTTGGCTTGGGACTGCGCATCCGCCATGGCCAATGTCCGCTGGGGATGGGCGGGAACGTAGAGTTCTCCCACCATGAGCATCTCGTTGCCTTGTCCTACCTGGAGCATCATGTGCACACTCCGCACAGCATCGCCAGGAGTCCCCTCAATGCGAGCCTCGCACACCACCGCCTCTGTGTTCCACTGAGCCCCCATGGGGCCGCCGCCCTGCTCCTGGAGGTTGCCGCCCTTCCAGGCATCAAGGCACTCGAGTTGGACAGTCAGCGCTGGAGATGGATCCGCGCGAGCGACCGAGAGAAACAACAGCAGATAGCGCACGTTCCGTAAGAGCACGAGGAGACCCTTCATCCCGGTGGGTGATCCAGCATCGCATCATTGCTCCACCCGGCAATGCGGAGTTGCTGCTCCGAGTACCCGATGAGTTCCATCTCATCCAAGAACGTGGCCTGCTTGGCGACGATGTATTGGAAATGCCACCACTCGGTCTTGTTGTAGTCCTTTTCCCAGCCCGATTGGGCCTTGATGCGCTCGAACTTGCCCGAAGACTCGATCAACGTCGTCAAGTCCACGTAGTTCCCAGCCGGAATGTCTATGTCCTTCCCATTGAAGAAACTGTAGTACTTGACCTGCCCCTTGGTGAGCGCCTTGATGTGGGCTCCACTCGAATTGGCTGTCTTGCAGTAGATCCGCCAGTACATCTGTTGGCCGGAAGCCTCCTTGACGATGAAATAGCGTTGTCCGTTGCCTCCGCCGAGGGCCTGATTGATGTCCACAGCGCGGCCACAATAATGGAAGCTGTACCGGCTCGTGCCCGACTTGGTCATCCGCTGAAGCACACGAGTGGTGTCTCCATAAGGGCCTTCGAGTGTGGCGCCCTGTGCCTGGGCGAGCGTGACGATCTCCCCCCACGCTGCGGCTGCATCCTCTCGCAGCTTGCCGCCTGTAACGACCCCTACAACCGAAATCGCCCGAAGTGGGAATCTGGCCAGGGGAAGCGTCCAGTTCTTCGAGATCCATTTGCGGATTTCCTGGGCTGTAGCGAAGTCACAAACACCGGTCTCGCCTCCAGCAAAGCACTCCCCCGTGCCAATGTCTGGTTGAGGCATCCGATAGGGCCTCGCGGCGTGCCGCTGAAAGCGGGCGACAGCTCGCTGGGTCTCGGGCCCGAAGTAACCATCCCGGTAGTCATCCTTGGCCGGAAGGTAGTTCAGCGCGATCAGGTCCTTCTGGAGTTGCACCACGTAATCATGAGGAGCGGTAGCGGCCTGCTTATATTTCTTGCTCGCCGTATTGTCGATGCTGTTGTCCTTCTTGCTCTTGAAATAGAGTTGAAGTCCCGAGTACTCCCAATAATTCAACGGGAAGGCCACGACCGTGACCGTCCCCTTGGCGACGACTACCGCGGTAGTGGGATTAGTCCCTTGCGCCACGCCAGCGTTTCCAGCCATGTTTCCTCCTAGCGCGAGCGACTCTCAACAACCGTGGGAATCATCTGGACCACACGAACCTGGCATGTAGTCCGGTAGGGACTCTGGATTGTTCGGCATCTCCGCCGCCCCATGGGTTGCCAAACATCCATGATTGTCGACCAGGACTTCACAGGGCAGACCTGGATCGAGTCCTTCCAGCCACGCGATTCCCTGCTCATCCAGTGTCACATTGATTCTCCGTCCCTCATGGAGGACAGTCACCGGATGACCCGCCAGGGGCTTGCCATTCGAATCCACAACCTTGAGCTGGAAGGTCTCCAGCTCGTCCTCCAATGTGTTGTAATCGATTTCCGGGTCCAGGATCTCAATACGCAACTTTTCTTGGTACGTACTCTGCACCAACTCGGTGTGGCCCCTGGTATCCGTGACGCCTTCGAGCACCGCGCCATTCTCTCGGGTGATGCGGTAGCGCCGATTTGGCAGAGGGGTGCCGTTCTTCTCATCCACCAGGATGAATGCCTCGTCATAGAGCATCCCCATGGAGGTGGCTTGGTATACATCATTGCCAATAATGACGTCCGGGCTGCCTTCAATCAGTTGTCCATGCCCACCGCAATGAGCGACCGCATCACCCTGACGGTGCGCCGGCTTGCTGTTGATGATGACACTGGACGCACCGGTAGCAGCTTGCCAGGTGTTGGGGCCACAGCAGGAGGAATGGTTGCCCGTATCTCCCACTCGCAACGCGGGTTTGAAGTTAATCAACACGTCTGGTGAGCCCGACACGGCAGGCCCCACTGCCGAGTGCGGGCAAGAGGGGCATCCGTGTGAGTCCGCAGGGACATGTGATCTATCGCCAACACGGCCGGCAGCAGGCATATCGACGGTCTCCCTCTATTTACAGGACCCATACTGCTCAAGCTTGGACCAGCGCGAGTGCGCGAGGAGCCGGAATCGACCATTTGCCGGCTCGAACTTGTAGACATCGCCATCCGAGGGAAGCAGGAACTTCTTCCCGGCGGGCATCCGCATCTGTTTGACGAGCGCGACCAGCACATCATCTCCCCGGCGCAGGAATACGGGCGGCTGCTGGGAGCGCTCTCGCAGCGACACCATGGGCTGTGCCCCCCGGAGATCCATGATGAGGACGTTGAGAGCGGAACCACTCTCCCCCGAAGCCACCAGGAAGTCTCCGTGGCACACAAGCTGCTCGAAGTTCTCGTCCAGGGAGATTGACTGCTCCCCCTGTTCGGAAGACCACACCACCAACCGCGAGGAATCCCCCGGGGAGGCCGCCTCAACACTGCTTGCCAACAAGGCGCCGTACCCTCGCTCACCGCACCCTTCCAGATAGCCCAGCAGTTCCTCCCCCGGCTTCAACAGACCCTGGAGCCGCACCAAAGTCGCCGCAGCCACCGGCTCGGCCACTCCCATCGAGGCAAGCACCACGAGCAAGGAGACCATGAGCCTGTTCTTCTTCAGCGTGTCCATGCAGCTCCTCGCAAGTCCTACCACTTCCGGATCTTCTCCAGACAGGCGACTCCAACACCAGACCTCCTCATGCATTCGGCACAAGCATTGATATTGGTCGAATACCCGGCTCCAGTGCCGTAACCATTCACTCCCTTTTCGAGGTCTCCAGCCCGATCAATCCGCATCTGGAGGTATTTGGTTGCGTACTCGATATTCTGTTCCTTGGTCAGCCCACTGTGAAGGGTCCTCGCACGTGCCCTCCATTGCTCCTTCGTTTCCCCCTTGTTCTGCCCAATAACGTCCATCACCGCAGTGACGGTCAACCCCATGAACCCAGAGGCAGTAGACTCAGAACTCTTCGCACAAGGATAAAAATCACTCTCCTTGTAGATCTGACAGATGATGAATTCATCCGGCTGTTTGGATTTGTTGTGCTCCTTGACGATTTTCTTGATTTCATCAAGGGATAGCCGATCACAATCGTATTTCTTGATAGGAACAACTTTGCGCTCGGTATTGGATGTGGGAGTTGTCGTGGATGCGCTCTCCGCTACGACCTTGCTTTTCGTATGAGGCTCGGCCATGTGATCCTTCGTCCCCCACTGCTCTCATCTCGGTTCCGTTGCGTCGATCGGTCTCTGCCGTCACTCAACCCCGGGAAGATGTTCTTGGAGAACGTGGTCGATGAACAAGTGCCGATGGGGAGCTTTTGTCCACGATTCGACATTCGCCACCGCAACCCACAAACACACATCAACTCGCAACACAGACAGAGAAGAATGCACGCCATGGAAGGGTGGCGCATGGCGGTGTAGTTGTCCATCGAGAGGCGGAGGGAGATAGGGCTGCTTGATGGCAGCTACCTCGTCATGATTTCTTGAAAACCATCCTCGATTCCCGCTTGAGGCAAGTCAGACGCGAGGCCGTGCCCTGGTTTCCATGCTGATGCTCAGAGGTCAGAGGCGGGCATGAACAGCACCCGGCCCCCGTGGCGCCGCTGGTAGGCGGAGGCGTCCTGGCAGGACATGGGCGGGGGCTGACGATCGGGAGGCACTCCGTCCAGCCAGACGCGGCAGGAGCCCGGAGGCGGTAGACGATCGGGCGGAACGCCATCGAAGGACACCGGCCCGTACTCGGTCGCCGCCACTTCACCCGTCTGGAACGAGCGCGGCGAGGAAGCCCAGATCACCAGGCCCCCATGGCGACTCGCGGTCCGATGCGCGTGGCCGCACGACATGGTCGCCGGCTGGCGATCCGGAGGCAGCGGCCGGTACCAGATGCGGCACAGGCCCTCTCGCGGAACACGATCCGGAGGGACGTGGAAGTTCATGGAGCCCCGAGGCGGCTCATGCGGATGGGACGGGGGAGGAGGAGGCCGGGGACCGCGCGGCGGGGGCCGAGGCCGATGGGGAGGCCGGCTCGGAGTTTCCGAAGGCTCGGGGTCGGGGTCGGAAGAGTGAATGAAAGTGCAACCCGCCGCCGTGAGCATCCAACCAACGAGAAGTGCGCGAAGACCATTCATGGTGCGCGCCCAGACGCCGGACGCTCGCCTGCCATTCACTCCGCGACACGCCCTCTCCTCCCAGGTCCATGGAAGGCCAACCTTTCTCAACTCCCGGAAGTCGAAAGAACAAGATTCGCAACGGGAGAGAAATCACCCGGAAACATGCGGCGCCGACACTGGTGAACGTCGAATCCTCACCCCAGGAGGTAGCCCATGCGTCGGTTCATCCCTCTTCACGCCGTGCTCACCGTGGCGGCATCGCTGGTCTCCACGTCGGTGCTCGCACAGCCCCCGCATCGGCGAGGCCCGCCCCCCGAGGCCCTCCAGGCCTGCGCCTCCAAGAGCCAGGGCGCCACCTGCACCATCGACTTCCCGGATCGCCAGCTCGAGGGCACCTGCGAGTCGCACCATGGAGAGACCCTCGCCTGCCGGCCGGCGCGTCCTCCCGGTCCTCCTCCCGAGGCCCTCGCCGCCTGCTCGGGCCTCCAGGAGGGCGAGGCCTGCACGGTGACGCTCCACGACAGG harbors:
- a CDS encoding transglycosylase SLT domain-containing protein, whose translation is MAEPHTKSKVVAESASTTTPTSNTERKVVPIKKYDCDRLSLDEIKKIVKEHNKSKQPDEFIICQIYKESDFYPCAKSSESTASGFMGLTVTAVMDVIGQNKGETKEQWRARARTLHSGLTKEQNIEYATKYLQMRIDRAGDLEKGVNGYGTGAGYSTNINACAECMRRSGVGVACLEKIRKW
- the hscA gene encoding Fe-S protein assembly chaperone HscA, translating into MSKNGFLQIHDPLKPKGHAVGIDLGTTNSLVAGVIQGKPRCLVADEGDSNLLPSVVHYGRDGGVVVGARARGLAAEHPTDTIVSVKRFMGRGPDDPETRKLGAYRFASGGKVVRFEVAGGQPVTPIEVSGEILRALKRRAESHFSGRVEQAVITVPAYFDDAQRQATKDAGRLAGLEVLRLLNEPTAAALAYGLDKGSQGTFAVYDLGGGTFDISILKLVDGVFEVKSTGGDSALGGDDFDRAIAQRVLEALGQATPSPSLVAEVLAASRKAKEALTDSPETLLTVGAHQQTVRRADVEEWIRPLLQKTGAVCRRALKDAGVTASELDGVILVGGSTRVPAVRRFVAEIFGREPLGDIDPDQVVALGAAIQADLLTNVDRQDEVLLLDVIPLSLGLETMGGLVEKLIPRNSPIPIGAGQVFTTFKDGQTGLDIHVLQGERELVEDCRSLARFTLSGIPPMTAGLARVEVRFQVDADGILSVSAKEQSTGATQSITVKPSHGLTDEEIEQMLLDSIDNAEEDVQVRQLREQRVEAERVLTEVERQFGQHASLVDEGERPTIEAAMARVRELAQGKDSQALKDAIHALDEACKPFVERIMNQAVTRVVAGHSVEEF
- a CDS encoding alkaline phosphatase family protein — protein: MNEVINPQLQTWAREYVRQVGSKMSPLSASRQRKLLIVHLDGVPKAHLEDAVRTGQMPFFSKLVTSGAYAMDDAFWGSPASTPFFQAGLLYGIRHPNLPAYSWFDRELGRKVQMNTPVDALAMESRLGRSAGSSLLSEGGHAYFALFRAEARNRLCMTTVASYKTMLRSIKYEFEGVLAGRTRKPLSYLRSFGKDAWNSFREVYRWARMQRDWRHEQGYLVSRVFLQRLGWSFAHTKAMVDMIRGVPSIYLVYGNYDEVAHRRGPRSEQALTELRRVDSYLAELYAVSKAVEPGYDIVFLTDHGHVDSDAIERRTGQRLEKLLLEGAPLPLSEDVRRGLLDGRALPEHVSLNAPEEPVVVESGNFSHVYLTRRREPLEAAQLVARFPEVLGRAMRHPDLGIVAVRRRDKAVAIIGGQVYEAHQIDSAPLSSEFSRRAVADYLRELPHMPTAGDLVLFGQAVSKGGTVGFAWEFGSHGGLTRTETNSVICWPRELPVDLSAMSHCTQLHDRLSSVYREGRRSLVEVAAS
- a CDS encoding lysylphosphatidylglycerol synthase transmembrane domain-containing protein is translated as MKKGAGGRTLLKVLAVVVGAVLSVFLISSAFFRWNFGPGPLLIPRFPLEDFIEDLPGHLPWLIPFLLLSASIIPLRAVQWQTTLSKPVPLRERYHLVAIGAFTHNALPGKLGEFIRCFLLSRTQRIPFLQALGSVAVCKLLEFAALMGLVALSFLGPFGEKMAEFSGPLRIAVGACVGLVVLVVLLAHYALPLARALGRRNRLPRVRHLLGHVSEGLGTARSFRGMARTLLFSVGPVLAPALAYGLALRGLGISGGLFAGTIVLAAIALGQSLPGVPAGMGIYYFVTSWAARSLGASAEDAAAFAALTHLGTLLSQVSLGAISVRVRGIRIKDLRRGGSLAREAAGHMAHEAVEPAHSPA
- the omp85 gene encoding Omp85 family outer membrane protein; this encodes MLSTALLLTTLATAPSPATTSALEAPVQKEKGADAIVVPLVSYNSDLGFTYGGVAGAYLYSPGYVPYRHAIAIQAMFTSRGQQNHYLRYDGPRLIGPMRLELRLEYRRELLSPFYGAGNVSAQDFRGNENQERFNYKKGSPGAWMRLRGRPLGESHPLQTYVGYAWRYTQVSTFESSMLSELKPVGIEGGPTGQVSAGVMWDTRDNESDPVRGGVEELSVRVSGTATGSRYQYGGITLSEKRFWQFGSRVVLAQRLTLDALFGEVPFFEWVNTGGVSVSEGIGGMSSVRGIERNRFAGNVKAFSNTELRVRAFDFNLFGAPVYTGGVAFVDVGRVWHPGVTDGPWWMLHPGVGAGLRVARRAAVVRFDWAMSPETLRHRVYINFGHMF
- a CDS encoding 2Fe-2S iron-sulfur cluster-binding protein, whose protein sequence is MPKVHFKSPLDDVTVEVSPGTTLLDAAEKAGAQVGHSCGGVCACSTCHVWVRKGLESLSEQRDEEMDRLDMGFDVRPYSRLSCQSEVGQTDVHVEITEESLSAYMDENPIVRRRLESEGKWPLKK
- a CDS encoding peptidoglycan-binding domain-containing protein; translated protein: MAGNAGVAQGTNPTTAVVVAKGTVTVVAFPLNYWEYSGLQLYFKSKKDNSIDNTASKKYKQAATAPHDYVVQLQKDLIALNYLPAKDDYRDGYFGPETQRAVARFQRHAARPYRMPQPDIGTGECFAGGETGVCDFATAQEIRKWISKNWTLPLARFPLRAISVVGVVTGGKLREDAAAAWGEIVTLAQAQGATLEGPYGDTTRVLQRMTKSGTSRYSFHYCGRAVDINQALGGGNGQRYFIVKEASGQQMYWRIYCKTANSSGAHIKALTKGQVKYYSFFNGKDIDIPAGNYVDLTTLIESSGKFERIKAQSGWEKDYNKTEWWHFQYIVAKQATFLDEMELIGYSEQQLRIAGWSNDAMLDHPPG